One window of the Betta splendens chromosome 21, fBetSpl5.4, whole genome shotgun sequence genome contains the following:
- the LOC114847687 gene encoding lanC-like protein 3, whose translation MENTRCFANRFSDYRGALLPGQGAEAAVPTVVATIDRILRKVPVDAGDCDGGLYDGPAGVAYMLYHVSECPLFSKHRDAYLKTAKQIIDASVRYADAEPDQNMRAAFLLGGAGVYAAAALIYKSLGLADFVKPLTKFRNLWEVCAPIHFLECGSDELFVGRAGYLCAALVLRQKLGIEILSKDQIKSICQAIIESGRQYARRKRKPFPLMYSYYGTEYLGAAHGLSSVLQMLLSHQDVLSGAERDLVWQSVDFLMNQEQNCNWPAELGAIIERENELVHWCHGAPGVAYLFAKAYLINKKPQYLDTCIRSGELVWQKGLLKKGPGICHGVAGSAYVFLLLYRLTGNSKYLYRAQRFAEFLFTEEFKAGSRSLTSVYSLFEGLSGTVCFLVDLLQPDQSEFPLFSVFV comes from the exons ATGGAAAACACTCGCTGCTTCGCGAACCGTTTCTCCGACTACAGAGGCGCGCTGCTCCCGGGCCAGGGCGCAGAGGCCGCCGTGCCCACGGTGGTCGCCACCATCGATAGGATCCTGAGAAAGGTCCCCGTCGACGCCGGCGACTGCGACGGAGGGCTGTACGACGGGCCGGCCGGGGTGGCGTACATGCTGTACCACGTCAGCGAGTGCCCGCTGTTCTCCAAGCACCGGGACGCGTACCTGAAGACGGCCAAGCAGATCATCGACGCGTCGGTGAGATACGCGGACGCGGAGCCGGACCAGAACATGCGCGCAGCCTTCCTGCTCGGCGGCGCGGGCGTCTACGCCGCGGCCGCGCTCATATACAAGTCCCTGGGTTTGGCCGATTTCGTTAAGCCCCTGACGAAATTTCGCAACCTGTGGGAGGTGTGCGCGCCCATTCATTTCCTGGAGTGCGGCTCAGACGAGCTGTTCGTGGGGAGGGCTGGGTACCTGTGCGCCGCCCTGGTCCTCAGACAGAAGCTGGGCATCGAG ATTCTGAGCAAAGACCAAATCAAATCTATTTGCCAGGCCATCATCGAGTCAGGACGACAGTAtgccaggaggaagaggaagccgtTCCCCCTCATGTATTCATACTATGGGACCGAGTATCTCG GCGCGGCCCACGGCCTGTCGTCggtgctgcagatgctgctcagCCACCAGGACGTGCTCAGCGGCGCCGAGAGGGACCTGGTGTGGCAGAGCGTGGACTTCCTCATGAACCAGGAGCAGAACTGCAACTGGCCCGCGGAGCTGGGCGCCATCATCGAGAGGGAGAACGAGCTGGTGCACTGGTGCCACGGCGCCCCGG GCGTGGCGTATCTCTTTGCCAAGGCCTACCTGATCAACAAGAAGCCCCAGTACCTGGACACGTGCATCCGCAGCGGGGAGCTGGTGTGGCAGAAGGGCCTGCTGAAGAAGGGGCCTGGGATCTGCCACGGAGTCGCCGGCAGCGCCTacgtcttcctgctgctgtacCGGCTCACGGGAAACTCCAAGTACCTCTACCGCGCTCAGAG gTTTGCAGAGTTCCTCTTCACTGAGGAGTTCAAGGCAGGCTCCCGCTCGCTCACCAGCGTCTACAGCCTGTTTGAAGGCCTGTCGGGGACCGTCTGCTTCCtggtggacctgctgcagccggACCAGTCCGAGTTCCCTCTGTtcagtgtctttgtgtga